The Paenibacillus sp. BIC5C1 DNA segment ATGGTTACGCTTACGCAATTATTGGATCTGCGGGACCTGTGGATTTCTATGCTCAGGCCCTGGGGGCCGTGAAGATCGAAAATTCAACACCAGGGATTTACAAAGGCATGCTCCGGGCAGACTAGACGATATTCATGTTCTGGAAAAGGAAGGGAGGAAGAAGATGACCACGAGCAAAATGCTGCATATCGGTATGATCGGCACAGGCTCCATCTCGGATCTTCATATGAGGTGTTATGCCAAGAACGAGAATGCCGTCATTTACGCCATCTGTGACCTGAACGAACAGCGTGCAGCCGCGGCTGCTGAGAAGTATGATGCACAATCGGTGTACACCGATTACCGGGAGATGCTGAAGGACCCGCATGTGGATGCCGTTAGTATCTGTACGTGGAATAATACGCATGCCGAATTTGCCATCGCTGCCCTGGAGGCAGGTAAACATGTGCTGTTGGAAAAACCGGTAGCAACCAATGTGGAGGATGCGCTGCGGATTGAAGAGGCTGTGAAGAAAAGCGGATGTACTTTTGTCGTGGGCTTTGTGCGTCGTTATGACAACAATATGCAGATGATGCGCAGTTTCATTGATGCGGGTGAGTTTGGTGAGTTGTACTATGCCAAAGCTTCTATCCTGCGTCGTTTGGGAAATCCGGGAGGCTGGTTTGCGGATAAAAACCGTTCCGGCGGTGGCCCGCTCATTGATCTTGGCGTACATATTATCGACCAATGCTGGTATCTGATGGGCAAACCGAAACCAGTTTCGGTGAGTGGCAATACGTATCGAAAACTGGGCAATCGTGCCCATATCGAGCATCTTTCTTTTTACAAAGCCGCAGATTACAGTTCTGCTGTCAACAATGTGGAGGATATGGCGAATGCGCTGATTCGCTTCGAGAACGGGGCTTCTTTGGCAGTAGATGTGAGCTTTACCCTGCATGCACGTGGGGAAGAATCTTCAGTCAAATTGTACGGTGAGCGTGGTGGAATTGAGCTGGAGCCTGCAACGCTAATCGTCACCGAGAAACACAATACGATCTTGAACATTGAACCTCAGACAGACTATAAAGGTCTCGATATTCACGGTGCCTTCCAGAATCAGATTGATCACTTTGTGGATTGTTGTCTGAATGGTACCGAACCCATCAGTCCCATTGCGGATGGTGTGGCTTCGACAAGGATGCTGTGCGGAATTTACGAGTCAGCCGAAAAAGGTCAGGAGATTCGTCTGGACTGATGTAGAGATTGAATCTCTAACGTAATATTAAAGGGTGTTGTTTCTCCATCTTATCATTGGAGAGACAACACCCTTTGGTTGATTCATTGATCGTGATCAGACAAAACGGATGTAAGTTTACTTTTCAAACCCTTCCAATACGATTTTGCCAATCGCAGTGCCCGATTTGCTCTTTCGGTAGGCTTCCAGCAAGTTAGCTGCATTAATTGGTTCAATCCGCTCTGCCATCGTTGTATGAATCTTGCCGTCATCCACCAGATCTGCGATTTCATTAAGTAGATGATGTTGTTCAATCATATCATCTGTCTGGAACATCGGACGGGTGAACATCATTTCCCAAACGAGTGTTACACTTTTTGAGAATAACTTTTGAAGTTCGGCTGGTTTCTCGAATGGCAGAATAGAACAAATTTTTCCTTGCGGTAAAATAACTTCTGCCATCTCATCCATATGCTCATCTATATGATTTAGCACGAAAATATATTGTACACCAGCGAGTCCGAGATCTTTAAGTTGTGGTCCAAATGGATGACGATGGTTGATCACATGGTCTGCTCCGTTTGATTTTGCCCAAGAGACTGATTCGGGACGAGAGGCAGTTGCTATAACTTTAAGTCCAGAGAGCTTGGCTAATTGAGTAGCGATCGAGCCGACGCCTCCCGCTGCCCCGATAATAAGCATACTATTGCCTTCGTTATCCGATGCATTCCTGGAAATGCCCAAGCGCTCAAAAAAAGCTTCTCCTGCCGTAAGGCTTGTCAGAGGTAAAGCTGCTGCCTGGGCAAAATCCAGATTTTTCGGCTTTCTGCCGACAATTCGTTCATCCACTAAATGAAACTCACTGTGTCCGCCTGGGCGCATATTGCTCCCCGCATAATACACTTCGTCACCAACGTTGAACAAATTGCAATCGGAACCGATGTCTACTACTACACCAGCTACATCACGACCAGGTACGGTCAGGGATAAATCGTCCGGATGTTTGGAACTATGCGATCTCCAATCCGTCGGATTGACAGACACCGCCTTCACCTCAACGAGTAAATCCTTTCCTGTAGGTTTTGGTTTCTCAACCTCTACCTCCTGAAATGGTGGTATATCGGTCTCTAGCCCAGGCTCGTAATATCCGAACGCTTTCATCATGATTGGATTTCCCATCGCTATAGTTATCCTCCTCGCAGAAATAAGTTTATATATGACGGATTGTCAAGCCAAGTGCGACAGTTCCTCTGAAAAGGATTCGTGAGCGGTTCTCCAACTCAAGCATTTACGTGGTCTATTATTGATGAAGTCAAGAGCGTTTTCCAGAGCTTCATCCGTGATTTGGGCGAAATCCGTCCCCTTGGGGAAAAATTCTCTCAGGAGACCATTCGCATTTTCATTCGAGCCGCGTTGCCAAGAAGAATAGGGATCTGCAAAATACACCCGCACGCCATGAACGGCTTCCAGGCTGGTGTAACAGGCGAATTCCTTGCCACGGTCCGCGGTAGCGGTTTGAAATGCACGGATAGGGTACTGCGAAGCCGCTACTCCAAAGGCAATCTCCATGGATAACGCGGTACGATCAGGCATGCGGATCGCTGTGTACAAGCGAGTCTTTCGTTCAATGAACGTCGCTACGCAGCCCTTGCTTTTCCCACGGCCCGAGACCACCGTATCCAATTCCCAATGGCCGAAGGTTTTCCGGTGACGAACCTCTTTCGGGCGCTGAGAGATGGACTTACCCACTGCAAACTTGCCGCGTGTTTCTGCTGGCTTCTGCCTCTTCCCTTTGTGCCTGAGAACGGCAAGCACACCGTTCACCAGACGGCCTGTATACAGCCAACGATAGATCGTTTTAAAACATACCATCGCTTGACCTTCCTGACGCAAACGCTCTACGATCTGTTCGGGAGACCAGGTCGCCTGAAGCTTTTCTTCGATGCGACTCGCGAGTTCGGGATTCCACTTCCCTGCGGAAACGGAGGCCTTACGGCGATGGACATAGCCCTCTTGAGCGTTCGCCGCGCCGTAGGGGTGTTCTGCTGTATTTCGGCGGAGTTCCCGGCCAATGGTGGCATGATGTCTGCCAAGTTCCTTGGCAATGGCTCGGGTACTTTTCCCCTGCTGGTAGAGGATTTCTAGCTTGCTGCGCTCGATTATGCTAAGATGTGTGTAGCTCATGGTGGATTCTCCTTGTGTGAATGTGGTGTAGGAACCTTCATTCTACACGAATCCGGCCATGGGCCCTTTTTTATTTATTTCCAGTAGGTGTCGCACTTCATATTACAATCCGTCATATAAAATATATAGTATAATATCAAAAATAAACAGTAGTATCATTTTTGGTTTATAGTATCAATAATGATACTAATGGAGTTTGATTTGTAAAAAAATAAAGACTCCCTTTACTCCTGAAACAGAAACAAACCATTGGTCTGAATTCATCGGAGAGGAAGTCTTTGTGATAAGAGTTCATTTATTTAGCGGTGAGTTCTCATACCCCGGATCATCATAATCCGTATCTTGCAGCCGTGAAAGTACGTTCATGCTCTCAATCGCCTGGCGGGTATCCGTGGTGCCATGGTCGTAAAGAAACGTGTACAGCAACGTCATGCCATCTGAGAATTGTTCTGTGGCTTCGTCATGATCCGCCGATTTGTAGGGTACCGGAGCTCGTTGCAATGTATAGGCATCTTCATCCTCCAGCACTTTCATCAGGTCTTTTAGCCGATTTAGCTGTTCATCGTCCACCATGACTTCAAAGGGTGTTGATTCGTTCTTGGTCTGTTCAATGAGATTATGGGTTACCGATACATAGTAATGCTTTTTGCCGTCCTGCATAATCCAACCTCCATTCTAAAATGGAAAAAAGACGCTTCTACTGTTAATAAACAGCAGGAAGCGCCCTGAAACGAATGGCTATCGTTCATTTCGTCTTACTCATCAAGATGCTCGGTTACAACCGACCATCCATTGCCTTTTCCATCTAAACGACCTTGCTCAAAAAAATCAATTCCATTAACTGTGATACTCACTGCAACCATTTCCGGTTCATTTTCTACGGGATCTAAAACAATAAATCCTTTGTTCAATAAATATGTGACCGTTCTCTGTCTCTCTATGTGTGCATCCGGATAGAATCTTTTTTTGGGGACGATACAAGCAGGGTTTTCAGTAAACCATATCGTATACAGTTCTTGTAATATATCGAATCTTTCTTGTATCCGCTCTTTAATTACAGCTTCCAGTTCCATAACTCACCTCTTCTAATTTGGGCAAAGGGGCTATCTTGAAAGGGATGCTCCTCTCGCCAAGCGTTAACGAACCTACTGCATCCTAAAAGGCTAATTCAAAGATTACATATTTTAACGAACTTCAGTGACCTTATTTAGGTATCAAAAGGCTTTAGTACCTAGAACTGGCAAAATAGATGAAATAAGGTCTCTGTGATTCGTTACAACTCAGCTCTAAGCAAATCGAAGCAAATAGCGTGTGTTAGTTTTGTTAGGCAAAAAACAAGAGCTGCCAACCTGCATACATTCATGACTTACGGGACAGCTCTTCCTCTGAACGTCATATAATGTGCATTGGCTATACTTGCTTGTTACCTTCCGAACCGGCTAGTTACTGGAACCTTTCGGGTACCGGCCTCCATGGTGCCTGAACATAGCGGGCAGGGTGGAGGACCAGAGGTCGCCTTTTTGGATGACTTGGCAGAAGCACCATCCGGTTTCTGACGAAGCCATGCTTTACAGGTGGAAGAACTGCACTTCCAGATCGCTACGGTCTCTGTACGTTCTGCACCCGAAGAATGGGACCCCGAACTGCTGGAGGACGAAGTGGTCTGACTTATACCCGTGGTGCTGAACGCCGTGTGATTGCGAATCACCCCGCTGCCGCGCCGCTCACCGAGACGATCTTCTTCTCGTTCATCGAGTACTTCAAAATCACGCCGATCACTTTGACGGATTGCGCTGCGCTGATCTGCACCACGCTGAACTGGACTCACTGCATCCCGTCCCTGCGGCCGCGAACCTGAACGGGCGTATGCTACATTTCCATTTCTACTTTCATTGCCGTTAGCTTTACCATTCGTGTTCCCGTTACCCTTCCAGTTGCTGCTACCGCTGCCATATGACGCGTGATTGCCAGTCGGGCCATCCTCGCGTATTTTGCGTTTGTCCGGTACCTCCATGCCGAAGGCCTCCAGCAGAAAGCGGGAAACGTCCGCCGGTTTTCCGTGATGACTGGCGGGAGAAGTGACGTATAAATACTGTTTGGCCCGCGTGATTGCGACATAGGCGAGTCTTCGCTCTTCTTCCAGTGCCATGTCGAGTTCGGCATCAGTCTGCTGCACCGTAAGAGCAGCCTTCTGGTCTTCAGGGATATCCTGCCGCAGTGCCGTGTTGTGAGGCACGATTCCTTCGCTGGCCCCGATCCAGTATACACATGGGAATTCAAGTCCCTTGGCCCTGTGAATCGTCATTAGTTGGACTGCATCGCTGTCCTGTGAACGGCGCAGTGATTCCATCTCGCGGTGTCTGCGGGATAGTTCATCGGCGAATTGGATGAACTCTTCAACGGTCTCGAATTTTTTGGCCGCAGCCTCAAATTCGTCCAGTGTCTCCAGCATCGTTTCCTTATAATGGGTAAAGATGCTGGGATCACCGCTTTCCATATACTTGTCGTAAAACTGGCGGCGCATCTCCTGGATCGCGATCACCGGTTTCAGCTTTGTCAGTGATTTGATCAGCTTGATGCGTTCCTTGACCTGCTCCTGTTGAAAAGGCTTTAGCTTGTCCCATTTGGCGAGATGAATGAGCGGATATTTCTTCGCTTGCTGCTCTTCACTGCGTTGAATCCACTCCAGTCCTGCATCGCGGGAAACATAGAGAGGCCCAAGTGCACTCGGCAGAGCATCTACAGCACGTGGATTCAGGGACAAGCGCATATGATCCATCAGCGGTCGAATCAGTGACTGGTCGTAGAAGACCGGAGAAGCGCCGTGTTGTACAAACGGCACATCTTTCAACACAAGCTGCTCAAATATTGCCCGACTGCTGCTGGCAGTCCGGTGCAGTATCGCGATATCCCGATACGTATGCAGACCTTCCTCGACTTGCTGACACAACTGGTTAACAACCCAAGCTGCTTCTTCCTCGGCATTGGAGGGGGTTGCGAACCGGGGGGCATCTCCACGATGTCCGGCTGCGCGCAGCCGCTTGTCACGTCTTCGCTTGTTCCTGGCGACCAATTCACTGCCCAGTCCCAGGATACGCGCATCGCTGCGGTAGTTGATATCCAGCGTCACGATGCGTGCACCGGGGTAAACTTTATCGAATTCCAAAATGGATTCCTGCCGTGCCCCATTAAACGTATAGATCGTCTGGTCATCGTCTCCCACAACCATCAGGTTGCGATGGGCGGCAGCCAGTTTTTGTACAATTTCATATTGCAGACTGTTCGTATCCTGGAACTCATCGACCATGATGTACTGAAAACGCTGCTGAAGCGGCCCCAGTACAGCAGGATCACGAAGCAGAGCGGCAGCTCGCAGCAAAATATCATCAAAATCCATTTTGTTGCGATCCCGTTTCCAGGCTTCATAACCAAGGAGAACACGTTTGGCATCCCGTTCCTCCTGTGATTTCTCGGGAAGATCGCTCGTCTCTGAGCCTTGCATTTTCCAAGCGGACAGCATAGCCAGCAGACTCTCAGGCTGAAAAGCCTCACTCATGCCACTCTGACGCAGAAGCATCTTAAGCACCGTATGCTGCGCACGGGACTCACCAAAAATTTCCTCCTGCACGCCGTAATGACGCAGCAGCGTCAGCGCAAACGAGTGGAATGTACGGGCCTGCACCGCTCGTGCGGCTGCGGGACGAATACCAGGCAGCGATGCAATGCGGTCCTTCATCTCCGTGGCAGCTTTGTTCGTGAACGTCACCAGCAGGATGCTTCCCGCGTGAGCACCACTAACCTCCATCAGGTAGCCGGCACGTGCAGCCAGTACGGTTGTTTTGCCGCAGCCAGCTCCTGCGAGAGTCAGCAGGGGTCCTTTGCCGTGGCGAACCGCTGAGATTTGGGGTCCGTTCAGACGGATGCCTACCTCTTCCAGAGAGCGGAAATAAGGCGCATCCCGTTCATCGCTGGCCACGAGCTGCCTACTGGTCTCCAGCGGAGCTGAAGGGGACTGGGGCAGGGATGCTGCCGGGGTAACCCCGAGCGGACGGGGGTAAAACGTTGAGTTCGGACTTAACATCATTCATCCACCTCTATATGCATTCAGGGATAGGACTATCCCGGCTTAAAAGTAATTCATTTGCCCTTTTCACAATCGCATTGTAAATTGGTATGATAGGGATAACCGCCCAATTAGGCGGATCAGCAGGGCCAAAGCTTCATTATACCCGAACGTATGGTCCTGACGAAAGCCCCCGAATTCATCCAGCATCGGCAGAAAACGGGCATTCACGCGAGATTTCGCAACTTTTTGGCATGATATCGTATAAGTTATATACTATAAAAAAATCAAATGAAAATGAGTTTTGGAACAAATGGGTGTTGAATCAAAAGATTCAACTTCTGACGGGACAGAGGAGGAGAAGTCATGAAACTGCTTCAACGGATTAAGAACGGAGCAAACAAAGCAACAGAGCGTGCCCAGCACGCCGTTGAAATCGGAAAAATAAATAATCAGATTGTGGGCTTGCAGCAGGAACAGGAAGTCCATTTTACAGATATGGGTCGTATCTTCTATGAAGGTTATCGCGCACAGGACATGACGCGTGCCGAAAAAGAGATGGTGGATCTATCGGGGCTGTGCGATGAATTGCAGGATGAGATCGATGGACTGCGCAACAAGATTGCACAACTCAAAAATGAGCGCTTATGCGAGTGTGGTCACGTCGCTTCACTGGATGCCAACTTCTGTCCGAAATGCGGACGCAAGCTGGGTGAATTCAAACCCGCAGCAGCATCTGTAGGGGCGACAAACCCTGCGAGACAGGAAGCAGCCGTGGCCCAAAGCCCGGAGCGACCAATCTATGATGCGCCAGTTGAAGAGGAACTGGAGGAAGCTGAGCCGTATCACACAGTAATTCCGTCCATTGCGGACCTGGAGACCGAATCCGAGTATAACAGTACGGAATTTACTCAAGAGGAAAAGGAAGCATTCGATGCCGAGTGGGAACGTCGTCGGGATGAAGAAATGCAACGGGAGCGTGAGCGCCAGCAGGAACTGGATGAGCGTATTCGGTACTGGAAAGAAAATAATCCGATCGTGAATACGGTGGACGTACAGACCGAAGTGCCGCGCGAAATGGTGAATTGTCAGATTTGTGCAGCAGAGCTGCCTAAAGGTTCGAAATGGTGCCCACGCTGCGGAGCAGAACAGATCTGATGCAGTAGATGCGCTGCCGTATCATTGTGTGGCAGTGCTGGTTGCTTACAGCATGGGGGGACGGGAATATGGACCAACTGCTGCATCATTTGCGTCATCTGGGGTTTACCGAGATGGAATCTAAAATTATGGTGGAACTCGCTCGTCAAGGCTCGGCCTCGGGATATGAGGTTGCAAAAAGGCTGGGTGTGTCCCGTTCCAATGTATATGCCACCCTGCAACGGCTGGAACAGCGGGGATTCCTGCGTTGCAGCGCAGGCGAGCCTGCGAAATACAGTGTCTTGAAGCCTGAGGAGATGACAAGCATGATCTCCGGTCAGATGCGTGCATCTCTTGAATATGTGCAGAGCAGCATGCCGCAGCATGAGCCGGAGAAGCCGGTCTTTTACAACATTGAAGGCGACAAAAATGTATTTGAGAATCTAAGCCGTGAACTGGCTGAGTCCAAACATGAGATTGTGGTGGACGTGTGGCGTGAGGAAGCGGAATTGTTGCGTGCCGACTTGCAGCGTGCTGAAGACAGAGGCGTGCGCCTGTTATGGTCATGTGATGGTGGAGAGGGGATTATGGATCAGCCCGCTCCTTGGCCTGGTTTGCCTTCATACGGAGCAGGTAATGGCCGAAAGTTCTCTTTAGTGGTAGATCGTCGTTGGTGCATGTTAGGGATGCGCGGGGAATCTTGCGCCACTCAAGCGATGGTAACAGAACATCCGGTCATGACCGGACTGCTGTTGAATCATTTTGCTCAGGAATTGGTGTTGTATGAACTGGAGCAGGACATGGGGGAGGAACTGGAGTCACGGTACGGGCCTCGATACCAAAACCTCTCGGCACGTTATTGGTCAGTACCTTCAGAGTGAGTATGAACTCCAAAATACATGCTTAAAGGAAGCAGGCGTTGCCATGAGGCAG contains these protein-coding regions:
- a CDS encoding Gfo/Idh/MocA family oxidoreductase; amino-acid sequence: MTTSKMLHIGMIGTGSISDLHMRCYAKNENAVIYAICDLNEQRAAAAAEKYDAQSVYTDYREMLKDPHVDAVSICTWNNTHAEFAIAALEAGKHVLLEKPVATNVEDALRIEEAVKKSGCTFVVGFVRRYDNNMQMMRSFIDAGEFGELYYAKASILRRLGNPGGWFADKNRSGGGPLIDLGVHIIDQCWYLMGKPKPVSVSGNTYRKLGNRAHIEHLSFYKAADYSSAVNNVEDMANALIRFENGASLAVDVSFTLHARGEESSVKLYGERGGIELEPATLIVTEKHNTILNIEPQTDYKGLDIHGAFQNQIDHFVDCCLNGTEPISPIADGVASTRMLCGIYESAEKGQEIRLD
- a CDS encoding TrmB family transcriptional regulator; translation: MDQLLHHLRHLGFTEMESKIMVELARQGSASGYEVAKRLGVSRSNVYATLQRLEQRGFLRCSAGEPAKYSVLKPEEMTSMISGQMRASLEYVQSSMPQHEPEKPVFYNIEGDKNVFENLSRELAESKHEIVVDVWREEAELLRADLQRAEDRGVRLLWSCDGGEGIMDQPAPWPGLPSYGAGNGRKFSLVVDRRWCMLGMRGESCATQAMVTEHPVMTGLLLNHFAQELVLYELEQDMGEELESRYGPRYQNLSARYWSVPSE
- a CDS encoding zinc ribbon domain-containing protein; the encoded protein is MKLLQRIKNGANKATERAQHAVEIGKINNQIVGLQQEQEVHFTDMGRIFYEGYRAQDMTRAEKEMVDLSGLCDELQDEIDGLRNKIAQLKNERLCECGHVASLDANFCPKCGRKLGEFKPAAASVGATNPARQEAAVAQSPERPIYDAPVEEELEEAEPYHTVIPSIADLETESEYNSTEFTQEEKEAFDAEWERRRDEEMQRERERQQELDERIRYWKENNPIVNTVDVQTEVPREMVNCQICAAELPKGSKWCPRCGAEQI
- a CDS encoding zinc-binding alcohol dehydrogenase family protein, encoding MGNPIMMKAFGYYEPGLETDIPPFQEVEVEKPKPTGKDLLVEVKAVSVNPTDWRSHSSKHPDDLSLTVPGRDVAGVVVDIGSDCNLFNVGDEVYYAGSNMRPGGHSEFHLVDERIVGRKPKNLDFAQAAALPLTSLTAGEAFFERLGISRNASDNEGNSMLIIGAAGGVGSIATQLAKLSGLKVIATASRPESVSWAKSNGADHVINHRHPFGPQLKDLGLAGVQYIFVLNHIDEHMDEMAEVILPQGKICSILPFEKPAELQKLFSKSVTLVWEMMFTRPMFQTDDMIEQHHLLNEIADLVDDGKIHTTMAERIEPINAANLLEAYRKSKSGTAIGKIVLEGFEK
- a CDS encoding IS30 family transposase — translated: MSYTHLSIIERSKLEILYQQGKSTRAIAKELGRHHATIGRELRRNTAEHPYGAANAQEGYVHRRKASVSAGKWNPELASRIEEKLQATWSPEQIVERLRQEGQAMVCFKTIYRWLYTGRLVNGVLAVLRHKGKRQKPAETRGKFAVGKSISQRPKEVRHRKTFGHWELDTVVSGRGKSKGCVATFIERKTRLYTAIRMPDRTALSMEIAFGVAASQYPIRAFQTATADRGKEFACYTSLEAVHGVRVYFADPYSSWQRGSNENANGLLREFFPKGTDFAQITDEALENALDFINNRPRKCLSWRTAHESFSEELSHLA
- a CDS encoding UvrD-helicase domain-containing protein, whose product is MLSPNSTFYPRPLGVTPAASLPQSPSAPLETSRQLVASDERDAPYFRSLEEVGIRLNGPQISAVRHGKGPLLTLAGAGCGKTTVLAARAGYLMEVSGAHAGSILLVTFTNKAATEMKDRIASLPGIRPAAARAVQARTFHSFALTLLRHYGVQEEIFGESRAQHTVLKMLLRQSGMSEAFQPESLLAMLSAWKMQGSETSDLPEKSQEERDAKRVLLGYEAWKRDRNKMDFDDILLRAAALLRDPAVLGPLQQRFQYIMVDEFQDTNSLQYEIVQKLAAAHRNLMVVGDDDQTIYTFNGARQESILEFDKVYPGARIVTLDINYRSDARILGLGSELVARNKRRRDKRLRAAGHRGDAPRFATPSNAEEEAAWVVNQLCQQVEEGLHTYRDIAILHRTASSSRAIFEQLVLKDVPFVQHGASPVFYDQSLIRPLMDHMRLSLNPRAVDALPSALGPLYVSRDAGLEWIQRSEEQQAKKYPLIHLAKWDKLKPFQQEQVKERIKLIKSLTKLKPVIAIQEMRRQFYDKYMESGDPSIFTHYKETMLETLDEFEAAAKKFETVEEFIQFADELSRRHREMESLRRSQDSDAVQLMTIHRAKGLEFPCVYWIGASEGIVPHNTALRQDIPEDQKAALTVQQTDAELDMALEEERRLAYVAITRAKQYLYVTSPASHHGKPADVSRFLLEAFGMEVPDKRKIREDGPTGNHASYGSGSSNWKGNGNTNGKANGNESRNGNVAYARSGSRPQGRDAVSPVQRGADQRSAIRQSDRRDFEVLDEREEDRLGERRGSGVIRNHTAFSTTGISQTTSSSSSSGSHSSGAERTETVAIWKCSSSTCKAWLRQKPDGASAKSSKKATSGPPPCPLCSGTMEAGTRKVPVTSRFGR